From the genome of Thermococcus sp. M39, one region includes:
- a CDS encoding pantoate kinase yields MLIRAFIPAHITAFFVPKFNEDPLLAGSLGAGINLTKGTNVFVSIESGLERHIHIAFNGEPIKREEAVISYSVAEEIIPQEFKGEVEIWQYFDFPNGYGFGNSAGGALGTALALGYYFKNKTFLQAAQIAHKHEVLNKGGLGDVIAQVHGGIEIRIKAGAPGIGVVDNIFSEEYKVLAIPLGRLSTKEVLDSDVIKAIEREGQKALEKLLKNPTPENLMHLARDFAENTELLNGELLEIAREIDKLIKLPSSMVMLGRSLFALLREEELPKVQERLRDLGIDSYHICGIYDEKPKVGRWIG; encoded by the coding sequence ATGCTAATTAGAGCTTTCATTCCAGCACATATAACAGCGTTCTTTGTGCCTAAGTTCAATGAAGATCCCCTTCTAGCCGGCTCTCTTGGAGCAGGGATTAACTTGACAAAAGGCACCAATGTTTTTGTGAGCATCGAAAGCGGATTAGAGAGGCATATTCACATTGCATTCAATGGGGAACCAATAAAGAGAGAGGAAGCAGTCATCAGCTATTCTGTTGCTGAAGAGATAATCCCCCAAGAATTCAAGGGAGAGGTGGAAATCTGGCAGTACTTTGACTTCCCAAATGGATATGGCTTCGGCAATAGTGCCGGTGGAGCTTTGGGAACAGCTTTAGCTTTAGGATACTATTTTAAGAATAAAACATTCCTTCAAGCAGCGCAAATAGCTCACAAGCACGAAGTCCTTAACAAAGGTGGCTTAGGGGATGTAATTGCTCAAGTACACGGAGGAATTGAGATTAGGATAAAAGCTGGAGCTCCTGGAATTGGTGTTGTCGATAATATATTTTCCGAGGAATACAAAGTTCTTGCAATACCTCTAGGAAGATTATCCACAAAGGAAGTCCTTGACAGCGACGTTATAAAAGCAATAGAAAGGGAAGGGCAAAAAGCCTTAGAAAAGCTCCTTAAAAATCCAACTCCCGAAAACCTCATGCATCTCGCAAGAGATTTTGCCGAGAACACAGAGCTTTTGAACGGGGAACTGTTAGAGATTGCAAGAGAAATTGACAAATTAATAAAACTTCCCTCCTCTATGGTTATGCTTGGAAGAAGTCTTTTTGCCCTTTTAAGGGAAGAAGAACTGCCTAAAGTTCAAGAAAGACTTAGAGATTTAGGCATAGATAGCTATCATATCTGCGGAATTTACGATGAAAAGCCAAAGGTTGGGAGATGGATAGGCTGA